In Brevibacillus brevis NBRC 100599, a single genomic region encodes these proteins:
- a CDS encoding FliH/SctL family protein: MISLSRIIKSANYRPSEESFLLSVTPVPLKTEEVAERLQENQEIFNQAEIEAKAIISDAEETAQNILQQAAEQAEQLRQETLAQMEEWWEQKRQEAAQLFQQVQEQAMTEGQEAGFETGKREAYEEQTASLVQAKTILEQAFAEKKQIIAEAEPFVVELSIEIAKKIIGQEVQQHPEQVLEMTKKALRRSRVHGEITVCVNHKYFDYVLEHRAGFLELLDGQAELSIYPDYTVQDGGCVIRTALGSVDARIDTQMEEIKQALLTIARGSEAP; this comes from the coding sequence ATGATATCATTGTCTAGGATCATCAAAAGCGCCAATTATCGGCCTTCTGAGGAATCTTTTCTCCTCTCGGTAACGCCTGTACCACTTAAGACGGAAGAAGTTGCCGAAAGGTTGCAAGAAAATCAAGAAATTTTTAATCAAGCTGAGATTGAGGCGAAAGCGATCATCTCAGATGCAGAAGAAACCGCGCAAAACATCTTGCAGCAAGCTGCGGAGCAAGCAGAGCAACTAAGACAAGAGACGCTTGCTCAGATGGAAGAATGGTGGGAACAAAAACGTCAGGAAGCTGCGCAACTGTTTCAGCAAGTGCAAGAGCAGGCTATGACGGAAGGGCAAGAGGCAGGTTTCGAAACGGGTAAACGTGAGGCATACGAGGAGCAAACAGCTTCACTCGTCCAAGCAAAAACCATTTTGGAACAAGCATTTGCAGAGAAAAAACAAATTATCGCTGAGGCGGAGCCTTTTGTAGTGGAACTCAGCATAGAAATTGCGAAAAAAATCATTGGACAGGAAGTGCAACAGCATCCCGAGCAGGTCCTGGAAATGACGAAAAAAGCACTTCGCCGCTCACGTGTTCATGGTGAGATTACGGTGTGCGTCAACCATAAGTACTTCGATTATGTGCTTGAGCATCGGGCTGGTTTTCTGGAATTGTTAGATGGACAAGCAGAGCTATCCATTTATCCTGACTATACCGTACAAGATGGTGGATGTGTCATCCGTACTGCTTTGGGGAGTGTAGATGCCCGCATCGATACACAAATGGAGGAGATTAAGCAGGCGCTGCTTACGATTGCCAGAGGAAGTGAGGCTCCATGA